GGCAGAAAATAGAATGAACAAAGACAATTCTGACAATAAATGCAGGTTTTAAAAAGATATTGAGGCAAAGAAGCAGAACTTAGACCGAAACTGGTCTAATTAGGTTTGATAGCGTTTATGTGGTATTGTACGCTACTTTTCAGCTAGCATAAAAATATCTGGTTGATTTCCTGTTTCTGTGAAGGCCCTTCTTAAAAAATTTGCAGTGTGCCAATTAGTTAGCTGGCagagtgtgttgtgattggctaaaCGCCTCTAGTGTGCATCTAAATGTCCCACCCCTCACCTCATCGGCTCCGGGTTGTCTATATTGCTTATCGATTTGAGCCCGATTGAGACGAAGAGGATCACCCAGAACCCGTGCAAGCATTAACGGTACGTTTTCTGATCGTTGTTGCGTCATACTTTTAGGTACGTTGTTAAAGGTTTATCATGATTGAAGCTTTAAAACGGTACTGCGACCACACGTGCATCCATGTTTAAGGCTTGTCGTTGGAAGAAAGTGTGTAAATGGATGTTAATTTGAGCTGATCTGGTCTGAACGAGAGATGAAGGGCAGGGTGAGCAGGTTTGGGTActactgttttaaaacattgacTTTGAAACTTGATAATTCATTTTGAATCGTTAGAAGACAGAATCGATTCATACAGTAGGAAAGATTTTTATGTACACCTCTAAAGCAGCACAGCATGGACACGCCCCCCTTCGGTGCATGTTCCTGGGGGCGGGGTTTATCTAGATTTATGACGTCTGTAACCTGGAAGTATTTTATTGTAGTCCCTCAATATATGAATTTTTCTTCCACAATAGCTAATGCATAGTTATGTAGCGACGTGTATATAGTTAGTAGTTTTCATTacagaaacattcattttgtgcctgtaatgtttaaaaataatgatcatttaaatgcatccaaatttctattgattattattatttgttttagtgatttactgaaaatcaaacttttgaaaacttGTTTTTTAGACCTGTTTGAAGAGAGCAAGGAGACTGAAGCGGGGGAGAAACATCATGTCAAGACTGAAGAAACATCTTCACCGAAAAACGACAATACGTGTTTCGCTTaccctcagtgtggaaagagtttctcATGCAAGCAAAATCTGGACCTTCACATAAAATGTCACAGTGGGGGGACGCTGTATGCTTGTGAGCAGTGCGGTGAGATTTTCGCAATAAAAGAAAACCTAACCGAACACATGAAAATCCACACCGCAGAGAAACCGCACACGTGTGATCGGTGCGGGAAGGGTTTTTCCAAAAAAGGAAACCTTAACGATCACCTGAAagtccacaccggagagaagccgttctCATGcgatcagtgcgggaagaggTTCTCGGTTAAAAGCAACCTCAACAAACACGTAaaaatccacaccggagagaaaccgcacacgtgtgatcagtgcgggaagtGTTTCGCGCATAAAACAAACCTTAATAATCACATGAcaatccacaccggagagaagcggCACAcgtgtgatcagtgcgggaagaaTTACTCGCGAAGAGGAGCCCTTAATTTCCACATGAAAGTCCACACCGGAGAAAAGCCGTACACttgtgatcagtgcgggaagagtttcagaCAATCAAGTGTTTATAAAGTACATCTGCTTACTCATTCTAGAGAAAGGCTGTATAGCTGTGACCAGTGCGGTAAAAAGTTTTTTAGGCCCGATTACTTGAAGGACCACCTGACAGTTCATACAAAGGAGAAGCCTTACGTGTGTTCtttgtgtggaaagagtttcaggCAGATGTGNNNNNNNNNNNNNNNNNNNNNNNNNNNNNNNNNNNNNNNNNNNNNNNNNNNNNNNNNNNNNNNNATCAGCGTATCTACAGATACACGAGAGggtccacaccggagagaagctgTACGcgtgtgatcagtgcgggaGGAGCTTCACTCATTTCTCTTCTCTATCcagtcataaaaatgcatgtctgtctgtcagtcatgtTGGTCACTGATTAATCAAAGATTATTAGAACAATTAATCCACTCATTATCtcagattaatattttttaaacagtgttgtttatttataattattttatttatttgacttattattttaattataaacctTCTTTAGCAATGTTTGCTATCGTCGTTCAATCGTTCGAATGtatgatttgtaaaaaaaataagagaatGCCTTTGTTTCAAGGTTTTACATTTCGCAGGATATTGTTGTGAAGCAATCCTTTTccgttgtttttgcttttgttggaCTAAGTCTGCACTTTGAGACGCTGGCATTTAGATTTCAAGTTTAAACATTGAAACGCGAACGACTAAGATTATTCAGTgaacttaatttaattatcattacTTCGTCTTTCTTCAGCATCTCCTGTCTCTCACAGTCAAAGCATTCGGACCTAATAAATCTGATATGTTGAGAACTTTGCTTAGAacttaaacagaaaaaacatgTCTTCTCTTGCAGTGCATCACAGTGTT
This window of the Puntigrus tetrazona isolate hp1 chromosome 22, ASM1883169v1, whole genome shotgun sequence genome carries:
- the LOC122328161 gene encoding oocyte zinc finger protein XlCOF19-like, which translates into the protein MNDPEPCGIKQEETEPQIDLFEESKETEAGEKHHVKTEETSSPKNDNTCFAYPQCGKSFSCKQNLDLHIKCHSGGTLYACEQCGEIFAIKENLTEHMKIHTAEKPHTCDRCGKGFSKKGNLNDHLKVHTGEKPFSCDQCGKRFSVKSNLNKHVKIHTGEKPHTCDQCGKCFAHKTNLNNHMTIHTGEKRHTCDQCGKNYSRRGALNFHMKVHTGEKPYTCDQCGKSFRQSSVYKVHLLTHSRERLYSCDQCGKKFFRPDYLKDHLTVHTKEKPYVCSLCGKSFRQIVSTDTREGPHRREAVRV